Proteins encoded in a region of the Triticum dicoccoides isolate Atlit2015 ecotype Zavitan chromosome 3A, WEW_v2.0, whole genome shotgun sequence genome:
- the LOC119270866 gene encoding keratin-associated protein 5-4-like: MAAGGASLIGAAVFSVLIMSSLGDPMPLCSDCETLCRTNCTAEAEANCANYCNNTQATAGHCEGCMGAYFGQHCNPECLKNCSNGCKRKVLPTPLCSDCDTVCSTKCDEELQTTCSEYCDFSRSGLADCQRQLFKRCNAEGTCCSSDGTCTCDCETEARKQCVGVSDNSNNCEVCKRSQFDQDCHPTCNTDCNSNCKKKKGCRGHA, encoded by the coding sequence ATGGCTGCAGGTGGAGCTTCTCTTATTGGTGCTGCTGTTTTCTCCGTGCTGATCATGTCTTCCCTGGGGGATCCGATGCCTTTATGCAGCGACTGCGAGACACTGTGCCGTACCAACTGCACCGCGGAGGCTGAAGCCAATTGCGCCAATTACTGCAACAACACCCAAGCAACAGCAGGGCACTGCGAAGGTTGCATGGGCGCCTACTTCGGCCAGCACTGCAATCCCGAGTGTCTTAAGAATTGCAGCAACGGCTGCAAGAGGAAGGTGCTTCCGACGCCTTTATGCAGCGACTGCGACACGGTATGCAGTACCAAGTGCGACGAGGAGCTTCAAACCACCTGCAGCGAATACTGCGACTTCAGCCGCAGCGGTCTGGCGGACTGCCAGCGTCAGCTCTTCAAGCGGTGCAATGCAGAGGGTACCTGCTGCAGTAGCGACGGCACATGCACTTGTGACTGCGAGACCGAAGCTCGAAAGCAGTGCGTGGGCGTCAGCGACAACTCCAATAATTGCGAAGTTTGCAAGCGCAGCCAGTTCGACCAGGACTGCCATCCCACCTGTAACACCGACTGCAATAGCAACTGCAAGAAGAAGAAAGGGTGCCGCGGGCACGCATAG